In Athalia rosae chromosome 6, iyAthRosa1.1, whole genome shotgun sequence, one DNA window encodes the following:
- the LOC105690723 gene encoding cullin-5 encodes MAAMLKDRGQFSFAGKWPSMRPIILKLLKQEAVTQGEWQDLFYSVHLVCLWDEKGPSKLRDTLKVDIMDFIQQAQQRVLAHQEEQALLKAYIAEWRKFFTQCNYLPTPFRQLERALDGKTNIQKRSQTDESIVRKLMLDSWNQSIFGNIKQRLQDSAMKLVRAERNGEAFDSQLVIGVRESYVNLCSNATDKLQIYRENFEAAYIKATEEFYKVKAPEQLSMNGVESYMRYAEAKLREEELRAQKYLEPNSASVQLLTACCVSVLVATFKSAILAECPRMIQCHETDKLRLMLKLMDRVADGVSPMLKDLEDHIASAGLADMMAAVDVITQDSEKYVERLLDLFRRFSTLVKEAFDDDPRFLTARDKAYKLVVNDSTVFKLELPIRQGNGVSAGVVPNKPTNNNNGQPESKCPELLANYCDMLLRKTPLSKKLTSDEIESKLRDVLLVLKYVQNKDVFMRYHKAHLTRRLILDTSADSEKEENMVEWLREVGMPADYVNKLARMFQDVKVSQDLNQQFKEHCRATIADSINIKILNAGAWARGSERVTVSLPLQLEDYIPEVEEFYKKKHSGRKLQWYHHMSNGTITFCNKVGRFDVDVTTFQMAVLFAWNQRPFEKISYENLRLATELPDTELRRTLWSLCAFPKLRRQLLLVDPPTYSPKEFAHDTRFWVNHEFAIVKNGKLQKRGKINLVGRLQLSTERSKEEDNQSIVQLRILRVQEAIIKILKMRKMINNAQLQTELVDILKNMFLPSKKMIKEQIEWLIEHKYIRRHEDDINTFVYMA; translated from the exons ATGGCGGCGATGTTGAAG GACAGGGGTCAGTTTAGCTTCGCAGGGAAATGGCCATCTATGCGCCCAATAATTTTGAAACTATTAAAACAAGAAGCAGTCACACAGGGAGAATGGCAGGATCTCTTCTATTCGGTTCATTTGGTATGCCTGTGGGACGAGAAAGGTCCCTCAAAATTACGAGATACTCTCAAAGTAGATATCATGGACTTCATACAACAGGCGCAGCAG AGAGTGTTGGCGCATCAAGAGGAACAGGCGCTATTAAAGGCCTACATAGCCGaatggcgaaaattttttacccaatGTAATTATCTACCAACACCTTTTAGACAGCTAGAAAGAGCGCTAGATGGAAAGACaaatatacagaaaagaaGCCAGACAGATGAAAGTATAGTTAGAAAG CTAATGCTGGACAGTTGGAATCAAAGTATATTTGGAAATATAAAACAGAGGCTGCAGGATTCAGCCATGAAGTTAGTACGAGCTGAGAGGAACGGTGAAGCGTTTGATTCGCAGTTGGTTATCGGTGTTAGAGAATCTTATG TGAATTTGTGCTCAAATGCAACGGATAAGCTACAAATCTATCGGGAAAATTTCGAAGCTGCTTATATAAAGGCTACAGAGGAATTTTACAAGGTCAAAGCACCCGAGCAGCTATCTATGAACGGTGTTGAAAGTTATATGCGTTATGCAGAGGCCAAATTGAGGGAAGAAGAATTGAGAGCTCAAAAATATTTAGAACCAAACAGCGCCAGTGTACAGTTACTAACTGCTTGTTGCGTATCTGTACTTGTCGCTACCTTCAAGTCAGCTATCCTTGCTGAATGTCCTCGAATGATTCAATGTCACGAAACCGACA AACTTCGACTTATGCTTAAACTCATGGATCGAGTAGCAGATGGAGTTAGCCCAATGTTAAAAGACTTGGAAGATCACATAGCCAGTGCCGGTCTTGCAGACATGATGGCAGCTGTTGATGTGATTACTCAAGATTCCGAGAAATACGTAGAAAGATTGCTGGATCTTTTTAGACGATTCTCTACTCTTGTCAAGGAGGCGTTTGATGACGATCCGCGCTTCCTAACAGCCAGAGATAAGGCCTACAAATTAGTTGTCAATGACTCGACTGTTTTCAAACTAGAATTGCCCATCAGACAAGGCAATGGAGTGAGTGCAGGAGTCGTTCCCAACAAACCTACAAACAATAATAACGGACAGCCCGAATCTAAATGTCCTGAATTATTAGCCAACTACTGTGATATGTTACTCAGGAAAACTCCCTTGAGTAAAAAACTGACttccgatgaaattgaaaGCAAGCTTAGGGATGTG TTGTTGGTGTTGAAATACGTCCAAAACAAGGACGTGTTTATGCGGTATCACAAAGCCCACTTGACGCGCAGATTAATTTTGGACACGTCAGCTGATtctgagaaagaagaaaatatggtTGAGTGGTTGAGAGAGGTGGGCATGCCGGCTGACTACGTTAATAAATTAGCCCGGATGTTCCAAGACGTCAAAGTATCTCAAGATCTCAATCAACAGTTCAAGGAACACTGTCGGGCAACGATCGCCGACAGCATAAATATCAAG ATATTGAACGCGGGCGCATGGGCGAGAGGGAGCGAGCGTGTCACTGTCAGTTTACCTCTTCAATTGGAAGATTATATTCCCGAAGTAgaagaattttataaaaagaaGCACAGCGGACGCAAGTTACAGTGGTATCATCACATGTCCAATGGAACG ataACGTTTTGTAATAAAGTTGGGCGCTTCGACGTTGATGTCACTACGTTTCAAATGGCTGTTCTATTCGCTTGGAATCAACGacctttcgaaaaaatttcatacgaaaATCTACGGCTGGCTACCGAACTACCAGATACCGAACTGAGACGTACGCTCTGGTCGTTGTGCGCTTTCCCTAAACTCAGACGACAACTTCTTCTAGTCGACCCGCCTACATACAGCCCCAAAGAATTTGCTCACGATACCAGATTTTGGGTTAATCATGAGTTCGCTATTGT aaaaaatggaaagctGCAGAAAAGGGGCAAGATCAATTTAGTTGGTCGGTTACAACTTTCTACTGAACGAAGCAAGGAAGAAGATAACCAATCGATAGTACAACTGAGAATATTAAGGGTtcag gAGGCGATCattaaaattctaaaaatGCGCAAGATGATAAACAACGCCCAGCTACAGACCGAGTTGGTCGATATACTGAAAAATATGTTCCTACCGAGCAAGAAAATGATCAAGGAGCAGATCGAGTGGCTAATCGAGCACAAATACATAAGAAGGCACGAGGACGATATCAACACTTTCGTTTACATGGCGTAA
- the LOC105690724 gene encoding trafficking protein particle complex subunit 13 isoform X2, with product MEAKPKSEHLLALKVMRLTRPTLASPIIVSCDSTDLPGNTLNNELKNDITALQGMETLAVGQFMMLPQSFGNIYLGEIFSSYLCVHNGSSQLVKDVIVKADLQTSSQRIPLSGHNVEPKELAPDSTVDEVIHHEVKEIGTHILVCEVTYTPTSPVASPLSFRKFFKFQVVKPLDVKTKVYNAESDDVYLEAQIQNQTAGPICLEKVVLESSHLFSVTTLNTNPEGESIYGRVNVLDSGSSRQYLYCLTPQPNVSKDSKTGNPIYATNIGKLDIVWRSNLGERGRLQTSQLLRVVPDFGDLRVKMRDIPSKAFLEKPVNFKCHIVNTSERSMDIMLGLESNNSLAWCGVSERVIGNLRSGASCDIPLCLIPLDTGLVPLALATPGSIYRDSKLKTGNG from the exons ATGGAGGCTAAGCCAAAGAGTGAACATTTGTTGGCTTTGAAAG TTATGAGACTGACAAGGCCAACTCTTGCTAGTCCGATAATTGTATCTTGTGATTCAACGGATCTACCTGGAAACACACTGAATAATGAACTCAAAAATGATATCACCGCTCTACAAGGAATGGAGACATTGGCTGTTGGTCAATTCATGATGTTACCTCAAAGCTTTGG TAATATTTATTTGGGAGAAATATTCTCCAGCTACTTATGCGTTCACAACGGTAGTTCTCAATTAGTTAAAGACGTGATTGTGAAA GCAGACCTGCAAACTAGCTCTCAAAGAATACCTTTATCTGGTCATAATGTGGAACCAAAGGAATTAGCACCTGACAGTACGGTAGATGAAGTTATTCATCACGAAGTTAAGGAGATAGGCACGCACAT atTAGTCTGCGAAGTTACTTACACTCCTACCTCGCCTGTAGCATCGCCACTGTCATTCCGAAAGTTCTTCAAGTTTCAGGTTGTCAAACCACTCGATGTTAAAACGAAAGTTTACAACGCAGAA tcTGACGACGTTTACCTCGAAGCCCAAATCCAGAATCAAACTGCTGGCCCGATTTGTCTAGAAAAAGTTGTGCTCGAGTCATCTCATTTGTTTAGTG TAACAACATTGAACACAAACCCTGAAGGAGAATCTATATACGGTCGAGTGAATGTATTAGATTCAGGATCTAGCCGTCAATATCTTTATTGCCTGACTCCGCAGCCAAACGTATCAAAAGATTCAAAAACGGGGAATCCGATCTATGCAACTAACATAGGAAAACTAGATATCGTTTGGCGCAGTAACTTAGGGGAAAGAGGGCGTCTGCAGACGAGTCAATTACTAAGAGtg GTTCCAGATTTTGGAGACTTGAGAGTAAAAATGAGGGATATACCCTCTAAGGCTTTCCTAGAGAAGCCCGTTAATTTTAAATGTCATATCGTGAACACATC agaaagaagcaTGGACATAATGCTCGGTCTGGAATCCAACAACTCGTTAGCATGGTGTGGAGTTTCGGAGCGTGTCATAGGGAATCTAAGATCTGGTGCATCCTGTGATATTCCTTTATGTTTGATTCCACTTGACACAGGACTTGTC
- the LOC105690724 gene encoding trafficking protein particle complex subunit 13 isoform X1, with protein MEAKPKSEHLLALKVMRLTRPTLASPIIVSCDSTDLPGNTLNNELKNDITALQGMETLAVGQFMMLPQSFGNIYLGEIFSSYLCVHNGSSQLVKDVIVKADLQTSSQRIPLSGHNVEPKELAPDSTVDEVIHHEVKEIGTHILVCEVTYTPTSPVASPLSFRKFFKFQVVKPLDVKTKVYNAESDDVYLEAQIQNQTAGPICLEKVVLESSHLFSVTTLNTNPEGESIYGRVNVLDSGSSRQYLYCLTPQPNVSKDSKTGNPIYATNIGKLDIVWRSNLGERGRLQTSQLLRVVPDFGDLRVKMRDIPSKAFLEKPVNFKCHIVNTSERSMDIMLGLESNNSLAWCGVSERVIGNLRSGASCDIPLCLIPLDTGLVTISGLKLVDTFLKRVYDYDDLAQIFVYQDQSV; from the exons ATGGAGGCTAAGCCAAAGAGTGAACATTTGTTGGCTTTGAAAG TTATGAGACTGACAAGGCCAACTCTTGCTAGTCCGATAATTGTATCTTGTGATTCAACGGATCTACCTGGAAACACACTGAATAATGAACTCAAAAATGATATCACCGCTCTACAAGGAATGGAGACATTGGCTGTTGGTCAATTCATGATGTTACCTCAAAGCTTTGG TAATATTTATTTGGGAGAAATATTCTCCAGCTACTTATGCGTTCACAACGGTAGTTCTCAATTAGTTAAAGACGTGATTGTGAAA GCAGACCTGCAAACTAGCTCTCAAAGAATACCTTTATCTGGTCATAATGTGGAACCAAAGGAATTAGCACCTGACAGTACGGTAGATGAAGTTATTCATCACGAAGTTAAGGAGATAGGCACGCACAT atTAGTCTGCGAAGTTACTTACACTCCTACCTCGCCTGTAGCATCGCCACTGTCATTCCGAAAGTTCTTCAAGTTTCAGGTTGTCAAACCACTCGATGTTAAAACGAAAGTTTACAACGCAGAA tcTGACGACGTTTACCTCGAAGCCCAAATCCAGAATCAAACTGCTGGCCCGATTTGTCTAGAAAAAGTTGTGCTCGAGTCATCTCATTTGTTTAGTG TAACAACATTGAACACAAACCCTGAAGGAGAATCTATATACGGTCGAGTGAATGTATTAGATTCAGGATCTAGCCGTCAATATCTTTATTGCCTGACTCCGCAGCCAAACGTATCAAAAGATTCAAAAACGGGGAATCCGATCTATGCAACTAACATAGGAAAACTAGATATCGTTTGGCGCAGTAACTTAGGGGAAAGAGGGCGTCTGCAGACGAGTCAATTACTAAGAGtg GTTCCAGATTTTGGAGACTTGAGAGTAAAAATGAGGGATATACCCTCTAAGGCTTTCCTAGAGAAGCCCGTTAATTTTAAATGTCATATCGTGAACACATC agaaagaagcaTGGACATAATGCTCGGTCTGGAATCCAACAACTCGTTAGCATGGTGTGGAGTTTCGGAGCGTGTCATAGGGAATCTAAGATCTGGTGCATCCTGTGATATTCCTTTATGTTTGATTCCACTTGACACAGGACTTGTC accaTTTCAGGCCTGAAACTAGTGGATACTTTTTTGAAACGAGTTTATGATTACGATGATTTAGCACAGATATTCGTCTATCAAGATCAATCAGTGTAA
- the LOC105690724 gene encoding trafficking protein particle complex subunit 13 isoform X3 translates to MRLTRPTLASPIIVSCDSTDLPGNTLNNELKNDITALQGMETLAVGQFMMLPQSFGNIYLGEIFSSYLCVHNGSSQLVKDVIVKADLQTSSQRIPLSGHNVEPKELAPDSTVDEVIHHEVKEIGTHILVCEVTYTPTSPVASPLSFRKFFKFQVVKPLDVKTKVYNAESDDVYLEAQIQNQTAGPICLEKVVLESSHLFSVTTLNTNPEGESIYGRVNVLDSGSSRQYLYCLTPQPNVSKDSKTGNPIYATNIGKLDIVWRSNLGERGRLQTSQLLRVVPDFGDLRVKMRDIPSKAFLEKPVNFKCHIVNTSERSMDIMLGLESNNSLAWCGVSERVIGNLRSGASCDIPLCLIPLDTGLVTISGLKLVDTFLKRVYDYDDLAQIFVYQDQSV, encoded by the exons ATGAGACTGACAAGGCCAACTCTTGCTAGTCCGATAATTGTATCTTGTGATTCAACGGATCTACCTGGAAACACACTGAATAATGAACTCAAAAATGATATCACCGCTCTACAAGGAATGGAGACATTGGCTGTTGGTCAATTCATGATGTTACCTCAAAGCTTTGG TAATATTTATTTGGGAGAAATATTCTCCAGCTACTTATGCGTTCACAACGGTAGTTCTCAATTAGTTAAAGACGTGATTGTGAAA GCAGACCTGCAAACTAGCTCTCAAAGAATACCTTTATCTGGTCATAATGTGGAACCAAAGGAATTAGCACCTGACAGTACGGTAGATGAAGTTATTCATCACGAAGTTAAGGAGATAGGCACGCACAT atTAGTCTGCGAAGTTACTTACACTCCTACCTCGCCTGTAGCATCGCCACTGTCATTCCGAAAGTTCTTCAAGTTTCAGGTTGTCAAACCACTCGATGTTAAAACGAAAGTTTACAACGCAGAA tcTGACGACGTTTACCTCGAAGCCCAAATCCAGAATCAAACTGCTGGCCCGATTTGTCTAGAAAAAGTTGTGCTCGAGTCATCTCATTTGTTTAGTG TAACAACATTGAACACAAACCCTGAAGGAGAATCTATATACGGTCGAGTGAATGTATTAGATTCAGGATCTAGCCGTCAATATCTTTATTGCCTGACTCCGCAGCCAAACGTATCAAAAGATTCAAAAACGGGGAATCCGATCTATGCAACTAACATAGGAAAACTAGATATCGTTTGGCGCAGTAACTTAGGGGAAAGAGGGCGTCTGCAGACGAGTCAATTACTAAGAGtg GTTCCAGATTTTGGAGACTTGAGAGTAAAAATGAGGGATATACCCTCTAAGGCTTTCCTAGAGAAGCCCGTTAATTTTAAATGTCATATCGTGAACACATC agaaagaagcaTGGACATAATGCTCGGTCTGGAATCCAACAACTCGTTAGCATGGTGTGGAGTTTCGGAGCGTGTCATAGGGAATCTAAGATCTGGTGCATCCTGTGATATTCCTTTATGTTTGATTCCACTTGACACAGGACTTGTC accaTTTCAGGCCTGAAACTAGTGGATACTTTTTTGAAACGAGTTTATGATTACGATGATTTAGCACAGATATTCGTCTATCAAGATCAATCAGTGTAA